A stretch of DNA from Candidatus Cloacimonadota bacterium:
TTTTACTTAATCACATTTACCTATTAAATGACATCAATATAATATCGTCAGCACCGATGATAAGAAGCTGACTATGAGTATCTCTATTAAAAGGGTCAGAATACTCTCCTATTTTATAAATTAACACTTTATATGAATCCATTTCGTACAATTATAAAATTGAATATAATCAATTTATCGCTCTCAGCTATCATTTTGTTACTTTCTAATAAGAATTTGTTTATTATTTTACTAAATTAAGTATCAATTAAAATATGCTGTCAAGAAAAAAATTATTTTTTAATTAAGCCAGATAATTAGTAAAAACCAATTTTAATTTCATAATATTTTATTTTAGGAAAATTAAACATAACCTTTTACTCTGTTAGATAATGAACTTAATGAAATATTCGCTGTCTAATGATATAATCCACTTTAGATAAAGTATTATATTAAAAGTGCCAACTTTATTAGATATATTTCATTTATTTAACTGAGTAAATATCTAACAGGGTTGACAAAGAAAATTAATGTGAGAAATAAATACACTCTAAAGTATTAAATAGAATAGTGAGGATTTAAGATATGAGATTCAAAGCACCTAAACGTAAACATGAGATTAAAGAAGACAAATTTATTACTGCCGCATTCGTTATTTCAGAATTTTTTAAAAACCATTGGAAAAAATTGCTTGCTGTACTAGCTGGAATATTAGTAGTTATAATAATTGTTTTATCAATAAGTACTCATCAGAAAAGTGTAAAAAAACAGGTATTGCGCCAGTTTGATGTTGCTATGTCATATTATTCAAATAATGATTTTGAACAGGCAGAGAAAGAATTCAATACTTTGATAGAAAATTATTCATCAATAAAAGAGCACAAATTAGCATATTTGTATTTAGCAAAGATATGTTTAGAAAAAGATTCGGTTAATTATACGCAAGCTAAAAAATATTTTGAGAAAGCAGCCTATAAAATTAAGAATGACATTTTAAGACAAGCTGCAATGATAGGTATTGCGAAATGTTATCTTGGACAAAATAA
This window harbors:
- a CDS encoding tetratricopeptide repeat protein — translated: MRFKAPKRKHEIKEDKFITAAFVISEFFKNHWKKLLAVLAGILVVIIIVLSISTHQKSVKKQVLRQFDVAMSYYSNNDFEQAEKEFNTLIENYSSIKEHKLAYLYLAKICLEKDSVNYTQAKKYFEKAAYKIKNDILRQAAMIGIAKCYLGQNNEEKYCSYLEKAAKEFPHSFQTPQLLFEIAEYYFEKNNMESAKGFYNQIVEKYETSSVFNKAKRRLDEI